The genome window GATACCGCCAACACCGGCGTTGCGGGCAGCATCCCCATCGTCTATACCTATACCGGCCCGAGTTACTGGAACGGTTCCACCGGCAATACCCTGGCTGGCGGTGATTTCTACTGGGTGGCCACCAACGGCGGCAATGACGACAACACCGGCCATAATGTGCAGGGTATCTCCTCGGTTGACGGGGCGTCCTTCGGCATGGAGCCGCCGGGCTGGCGGTCCGGCATGGTCGACAAGAACGGCAGCGGCGTTGATCCGGTGAACAGCGGCACCTGGAGCCAGCAGCTCGGATGTGCCGGCACCTACGGCTGCCACGGCAACCACGCCTTAACCAACATGTCAAAGGCGCATCACCGCAATGAGAACGGGGCCTTGACCACCGCCGACTGGGTGGGCAACAGTTTTCGTTTCCTGATCGGAATCAAGGGTCGCGAGGACTCGGATTATGAGTATCAGCCCACGGCAGCGGCGCATAACCAGTACTATGGCGAGATCAGGAACACCGCTGGCTCGGATGTTGTTGTCGGTCAGGATACCATGTCCTATTACTGTGCCGAATGTCACGGCATTTTTCACAGTGAAGTGGCGACCACCGCGGATGGCCGCAAACTGGATGACGGCGGCGCCACCCCCTGGGCCCGGCACCCGGTGGATATCGATTTGAAAACCATTGATACCGCCCGCGGCGGCGGCTCCGAGTATGCCGCTTATACAACCTATGATCCGATGGTGCCGGTGGCCACCAACAATGTCTCCATCACCCTGGTGAACACCAACGTACAGACCGCGGGCAACGGCATTGTCACCTGCCTCACCTGCCACCGGGCCCACGGCTCGCCCTATGGAGACCTGCTGCGCTGGGACTACAAGCTCTGGCCCGGTGTTGACGATTCGACCACCAACGGCTGCCAGAAATGTCACTCCACCAAGAATTAAAGTAACCCGCCCAGGTATTGAGAGGTTGTCAGGAAGATGCGGAACCGCACCCATCCCCCGGATAAAGGGGTGAGAAACCGTATTGCCCGGGCAATGGCCCTGTTACTGGTATCCATCATCGTGTCCAGCGCTTGTCTCGCCGCCACCCCGGCTGCCCGGGCCGGTGACCAGGGCCGGAATCCACCGGCCCGGCTCTCGGTTTTTTTTCAACTGGCCGGCCCGGCAACCCGGCTGCTCTCCATGCGGGTTGTTGATCTGGCGGTCCAGATTGACGACCAATGGCTGCCCCTGCTTGCCGAACCGCTGGTCCTTGATGCCAGGCAGATAGGCGGGCGTCAGCTCTTTGTCGCCCGGATCGGGGTGGAGCCCGGTTTTTGCCGCTCCTTCCGGCTCACCGTGGAAGAGGGCCCCCCGGAATTAAGGGGCGGTACCGGCGGTTCGTCGTTTCGGCAAAGAACCATCCAACTGCCGCTTGCCACCACTGTTACCCTGGAGCAGGGGGACAGCAAATCCTTTTTTCTCTATTGGGATGTTGACGCTTCGGTGGACGATGACAGCGGGTTTTATCCGGCCCTGAGCATCGCTGGCCAGCCCGCCATTCCCCTGATGTCCGAACTTCTGTACGTGGCCTGTCCGGAGATCAACACCGTGTACCAGGTGCGGACCGACAGCAACCGGGTGGTCGCTTCCCTGGGGGTCAACGGCCGGCCCAGCTATCTGGCTGTTGATGATTCCCGGCGCCTGCTTTACGTGTTGTGCGGGTCAGAGGCCTTTTTAAAGGTTATTGATCTGACCGGCAACCAACAGGTGGACCGGATATTTATTCCCCTGGTCGAGGAACCGGTCCTGCTTGCCATGTATTGGGAAAAGCGCTGGGCCTATATCCTGGACAGGCGCAGCAACTATATCGTCCGCCTGGATCTGGACAGCGGCGCCCTGGCGGCCCGGGTCAAGCTGGGAGAGCGGCCGGAGTATGCGGCCTATCTGGCGGACAGCCATCTGCTGGCCGTATCAGCGGCCTTTTCCAATACCGTGTATCTCCTGGACCCGGAAAGCCTGCTGACCGTGGAGACCATCCCGGTGGGCGGCACGCCCGGCGGGGTGCT of Desulfobacterales bacterium contains these proteins:
- a CDS encoding YncE family protein — its product is MRNRIARAMALLLVSIIVSSACLAATPAARAGDQGRNPPARLSVFFQLAGPATRLLSMRVVDLAVQIDDQWLPLLAEPLVLDARQIGGRQLFVARIGVEPGFCRSFRLTVEEGPPELRGGTGGSSFRQRTIQLPLATTVTLEQGDSKSFFLYWDVDASVDDDSGFYPALSIAGQPAIPLMSELLYVACPEINTVYQVRTDSNRVVASLGVNGRPSYLAVDDSRRLLYVLCGSEAFLKVIDLTGNQQVDRIFIPLVEEPVLLAMYWEKRWAYILDRRSNYIVRLDLDSGALAARVKLGERPEYAAYLADSHLLAVSAAFSNTVYLLDPESLLTVETIPVGGTPGGVLENGLLLYIAESSANIVTVYDMANRRVRSRIVVGLAPTRLLKVDNRIYVANSGSGTVSIIVPGQARVVRENRVGSPLEMAYAENRRWVYIGDEKSGNVTVVEATTGRVAGRIELGARPMGMAVME